The Candidatus Polarisedimenticolia bacterium region GGACGGCGAGATCGAGGCGCTCGCCGCCGACTGGCGCGCACGTATCTTGAAGACGCGGATGCTGGCGAAAGGGTGCGCGCATTACCTCGAGGTCCGCTACGAGCGGCTGATCACCGACCCGCCGGCCGAGCTGCGCCGCGTGTGCGAGTTCATCGACCTTCCGTACGATTCGAACATGGAGCGTTTCCACGAGCGGCAGGACCCGGAGAGCCGGCCGCCCGATCCGTCGGGCGTCGAGAGGTGGAAGCGCGACATGGGGGCCGACATGCGGAGACGGTTCGAGGCGGTGGCGGGGGATCTTCTGGCGGAGCTCGGCTACGGGACGGGCGGAGACGCGCCTGCGAGGCCGGGGCGCCGGCTGTCCTCCTTCTTCAGGCAGCGCCGGCTCACCAGGGAATCGCCTTCCGATCCCTGAAGAAGCCGCCGGTCGGGACCTTGGGCGCCGTCGCCAGCCAGACGATGGTGTCCGCCCCCTGCTCCGTGGAGCGGTGGGCCCCCGCCCCGCCCATTTCGGTCTTGACCCAGCCGGGGCAGATCGAATTCACTCGAATGGCGGTCCCCTTCAGCTCGTCGGCGAGAATGCGGGTCAGCGCGTTGAGCCCCGCCTTCGAGATGCGATAGGCGGCGTAGCCCCCGTTCATGTCGCTCAGCTGGCCCATGCCGGACGAGACATTGATGATGCGCGCCCCGTCCCCCGTGTCCGGCAGGAGCGGCCGGAGCGCCTGGGTGACCCGGAGCGCCCCGTAGACATTCGTCTCCATCGTCTCCCGCAGGGTTTCGATCCGCGCCGCGAAGACAGTCGGAAAGCCCCGCTCTGCCGAGGTGTGCTTCTCCAGCATGATCCCGGCGTTGTTCACCAGCACGTCGACCCGCCCGTGCTCCGTCTCGATCCGGCGGGCGAACTCGCCGACGCTCTCGGCGTCGGCCACGTCCAGGCGGCCCAATTCGACGTCGAGCCCTTCGTGCCTCAGACTGTCCGCCGCGGCCCGCCCCTTCGCCTCGTCGCGCGCCGCGAGGATGACCTTCATGCCGCGGCGCGCCAGCTGGCGGCAGGCTTCAAAGCCGATGCCGCGATTGGCACCTGTGACGACGGCGATCTTCTTCGTCGGGCCCATCGGTTCCTCGCGCGGGACATTGCGGGCATCCGGCCCCGCCGTCCGGCCCATTGTAATTGACGGGAGCCGGCTTCGGAGGTAAGGTGTCCACAATCTACGGGGAATTCCATGGCTGGGCCGACCCGGACGCTGCCGGTCCTTCTGCTGCTCGCTCTCGCAATGCTCGGTCCGGCCACCGCCGCCGTCAGCACCTGCGACCCGGACGGCACGCAGGCAAGCGGGGCGATCTACCGCATCTGCATGCCCCAGACCTGGAACGGCGACCTGGTCATCTACGCGCACGGCTACGTCGGGTTCAACGAACCGGTCGGAATCCCGGAGGACCAGCTCCAACTGCCGGACGGGACGTCCGTGCCGGAGCTGGTCAATTCCATCGGCTTCGCCTTCGCCACCACGAGCTACGCCACGAACGGCCTGGCGGTCGTGCAGGGGATCGACGACGTCGTCGACCTGGTGAGCCTCTTCGCCACGGCCCATGGTCGGGCGCGACGCGTCTTTCTGGTCGGACCTTCGGAGGGAGGGCTGGTGACGGCCCTCGCCGTCGAGCGGCGCCCGGACGTCTTCGCCGGGGGCCTGTCGGCCTGCGGCCCGATCGGGGATTTCCGCGGACAGCTCAACTACGACGGCGATTTCCGCGTCGTCTTCGACTATTTCTTTCCCGGAGTCCTCCCCGGGAGCGCGGTCGACGTCCCCGCCCCGGTCATCGACGACTTCTTCGCCGTCTACGAGCCGGCCATCCGGGCGGCCGTCGTCGCGAACCCCGACGCCGCCCGGCAGCTCCTGGCCGTCACCCGCGCCTCCGTGGACCCGGCCGATCCGGCCACCGTCGAGGAGACGATCCTCGGGCTCGCCTGGTACGTGGTGTTCGGCACGAACGACGTCCGGGCCAAGCTCGGCGGCCAGCCGTTCGGGAACATGTTCCGCACGTACAGGGGCTCGGACGACGATGCGGCGCTGAACCGGGGGGTCGCGCGCTTCCTTCCCGAGTTTTCGGCCCTCGGCGCGATCCAGACCGGCTACCAGACGTCCGGCCGCCTGTCGCGCCCCCTGGTCACTCTGCACACGACCGGCGACCCGATCATTCCCTACTGGCATCAGCCGCTCTACACGCTCAAGACGCTGCTCACCGGGTCGTTCGGCCGCCACGTCAACATCCCGATCGCCCGCTACGGCCACTGCCGGTTCACGGCACCCGAGATCCTCGTCGGGTTCGCCGTTCTTCTCTTCATGTCCGGCCAGCCGGACGCCATGACGGTCGAGGCCGCGCTGCCGGACGAGGCCGGCAGGGCCGAGTTCAGGGCCCTCGCCCATCAGGTCGGCGCGGCCAACTGACCGCGGCCCTCGCGTCCTCCCGGGAGCCGGTCCGAGTATCGGGCCGGCTCCTGGTGGCGCCGTCCTCGGATCCCCGCATGCTATAATCCCGCTCTTCTTCAGGCCCAATACCCGCGCGGACAACCCTGGCGCGGGAGTCTCACATCACCCGGGAGCGTCGCCACGTGGGCGGATCGCGAATCATCATCGTTGGAGGAGGGCTCGCCGGCTCGGAGGCGGCCTGGCAGGCGGCGCGCCGCGGTCTGCGCGTCGAGCTGCACGAGATGCGCCCGGTCAAGGGGACGCCCGTCCACGCCACCTCCGACCTGGCCGAGCTCGTGTGCTCCAACTCGCTCAAGTCGAACCTGCTCGACACGGCGTCCGGCCTGCTCAAGGAGGAGATGCGTCGCTGCGACTCGCTCATCATCAGGGTCGCCGACTCGGTCAAGGTGCCGGCCGGCGGGGCCCTGGCGGTGGACCGGGAACGCTTCGCCCGCGGCGTGACCGAGGCGATCGAGGCGCTCCCGAACGTCCGGATCGTCCGAGGCGAGGTGCGCGCCATCCCGGCCGAGGGACCGGCGATCGTGGCGACCGGGCCCCTGGCATCGGACGCCATCGCCTCCGCGATCGCCTCCTTCACCGGGCGCGACTACCTGTACTTCTTCGACGCCATCTCGCCGATCGTCGACGCCGATTCGATCGACCTGGCGAAGGTCTTCCGCGCCTCGCGCTACGGCAAGGGGGGGGAGGACTACCTGAACTGCCCCTTGACCGAGACGGAGTACGACGCCTTCCACCAGGCGCTCCTCTCCGCGGCCGAGGCGCCGACGCACGACTTCGAGAAGGAGATTTTCTATTTCGAAGGCTGCCTGCCGATCGAGGAGATGGCCCGGCGAGGGCGCGACACCCTGGCGTTCGGGCCGATGAAGCCGGTCGGCCTCGTCGATCCGAAGACCGGCCGCCAGCCGTTCGCCGTCGTCCAGCTCCGTCAGGACAACCTGGCGGCCGACTTCTATTCCATGGTCGGCTTCCAGAACCATCTCAGGTTCGGCGAGCAGGTCCGGGTCTTCCGGATGATCCCCGGCCTCGAGCGCGCCGAGTTCCCGCGCCTCGGGCAGGTGCACCGGAACTCCTACATCAACGCCCCGGCGATCCTCCTGCCGACCTTCCAGGCGCGCCGCCGCCGCGATCTGTTTTTCGCGGGCCAGATCTCGGGGGTCGAGGGATACCTCGAGTCGGCCGCCTCCGGTCTCATCGCCGGACTCAACGCCGCCCGCCTGGCGGAGGACCAGCCGCCCCTCATCTTCCCGGCGACGACCGCCCTGGGCGCCCTGTCGCGCTACATCTCGTCGTCCGATCCGACCCACTACCAGCCGACCAACATCGCCTTCGGGCTGCTCCCGCCACTCCCCCGGGAGATCCGCGACAAGAAGCAGAAGAAGGCGGCGCTGGTCCGCCGCGCCCTGGACGATCTCGCGGCGTTCGTCGGGCAGGCCGAGCCGGCGGCGGCTCCGGCGCTCTAGGAGCCTGTCCGAGTACCGGGCCGGGTCCAGGCCTTCCGTCAGCGGTGCTTCCAGTGGGGCGGCCGCTTCTCCAGGAAGGCCTCGATCCCCTCGGAGGAATCCTCCGTCCGCATCAGGTCGTCCAGGTAGATCGCCTCCACGGCCCGGAGCGCCTCCTCGAAGGAGCCCTCGCCCCCGCGGCGCAGAGCCCGGCGGGCCCGCGAGAGCGCCGCGGAGGACAGGTTCGCCGCCCTGGCCGCCAGCTCCTGGACGCGCCCGCCGAGCCGCTCGTCGGGGACGACCTCGCTCACGAGACCGAGCCGGAGCGCCGCCTCCGCCTCGAAATCCTCCCCCAGGAGGACCAGCCTCGCCGCCGCGCGACGGGAGACGCGGGGGAGAAGGACGGCTGCCAGGGGCGGGAAGACTCCGAGCGAGATTTCCGGCAGCCCCAGGCGGGCCGAAGCGGCGGCCACGGCGACGTCGCAGCACAGGACCACCTCGCACCCTCCCCCCAGCGCGGCGCCGTGCACCCGCGCCACCGTCGGCCGGGGAAACTCGAGGAGAGCGCGGCAGAAATCGTGAAAGCCGTGAATCATCGCGTGCACCGTCGAGGCGCGGTGCTCGCCGACGTCCACCCCGGCGCTGAACGCCTTGCCGGCCCCCGCCACGACCAGGGCGCCGACGTCCTCGCGTCCGACCACCCGCTTGAGGGCCGCGGTCATTTCCCTGAGAGCGATGATGTCGAGGACGTTGACGGGCGGGCGATTGAAGGTCAGCGTGGCGATGCGCTGCCTGACCTCGAGCAGGAACCGCTTTCCGCCCGGGCGACGCGCCACTCGCGCCCCCTCGTGACCCTGGCGGCAGCCGCCTTCCGACACCGTGCGGTCCCTCCCTGGCCGGGATTCCGGATTCCGCAGTCTACCTCACCTTCCTCTTTCCGATGACGGTCCTGTAACTCGCGGGCCTCCGGGGCCGTTCCTCGTTGCCCGGAGATCCGCGCCGGACCTACATTGCCAGGGAACGACCTCGGAGGTGCGCCCTGGCCCGACCCAAGCTCCGGCTCCTCGTGATGCTCGCCGTTGTCCTGGCCAGCCTGGCGGCCGCGCCGATCGACGAGGCCCGGGTGAAGGGCCTGGTCTTCCCGGATGCACGGCTCGACGAAATCCGCGCCCTGGGTCCGCCGGTCCTGCCGGCCCTCGCGTCCCTGTACGAGCGCTCCGGCGAGCCGGAGCGGGCCGCGATCGCCACGGTCTTCTACGCCCTCGGCTGGAAGTCTGTCGAGGCCAAGCGCGTCCTGATGCGCGACCTGCACACGCAGAACGACAGCCTGCGCCTGCAGGCGCAATGGGCGATCGGGCGCGTGAGCGGCGACCCCGACGTCGTGGACGCCCTGCTCGACACCATGCGGCGGGACGACAATCCGCTCTTCCGCGACAAGGCGGCGTGCGCCCTGGCGCACGACCAGATCCACCTGAGCGAGGCGCAGAAGCTCCGGCTCTTCGAGCGGCTGATCGACGCGCTCGGCGACCCCGAGGCGCAGGTGCGCGACATCGCCCTGAGGGCCCTGGTCATCCACACGGGACAGTCGAAGGGGTTCAACCCGTCCGGCTCCGACGCGGAGCGGGACGCCGCGATCTCGGAGTGGCGAAGATGGCTCGAGCGCTATCGCTCGGCAATGTAGCAGCGGTCTTGCTGGCGGCGGCGCTTCTCGCCGTCCCGCAGGCGCGGCTCGAGGCCGCGTCCCCCTCGAGCACGCTCGTCCGCTACAGCTTCGACGATGAGGACCTGGCCACCGGCCCCGACACGTTCGCCGTGTTCGAGAAGGCGAAGGGGCGGGTGCACCTGTCGACCGCCTTCCGCACCAGCGGCTACCGCTCCGTCGAGAT contains the following coding sequences:
- a CDS encoding SDR family oxidoreductase, with the translated sequence MGPTKKIAVVTGANRGIGFEACRQLARRGMKVILAARDEAKGRAAADSLRHEGLDVELGRLDVADAESVGEFARRIETEHGRVDVLVNNAGIMLEKHTSAERGFPTVFAARIETLRETMETNVYGALRVTQALRPLLPDTGDGARIINVSSGMGQLSDMNGGYAAYRISKAGLNALTRILADELKGTAIRVNSICPGWVKTEMGGAGAHRSTEQGADTIVWLATAPKVPTGGFFRDRKAIPW
- the trmFO gene encoding methylenetetrahydrofolate--tRNA-(uracil(54)-C(5))-methyltransferase (FADH(2)-oxidizing) TrmFO produces the protein MGGSRIIIVGGGLAGSEAAWQAARRGLRVELHEMRPVKGTPVHATSDLAELVCSNSLKSNLLDTASGLLKEEMRRCDSLIIRVADSVKVPAGGALAVDRERFARGVTEAIEALPNVRIVRGEVRAIPAEGPAIVATGPLASDAIASAIASFTGRDYLYFFDAISPIVDADSIDLAKVFRASRYGKGGEDYLNCPLTETEYDAFHQALLSAAEAPTHDFEKEIFYFEGCLPIEEMARRGRDTLAFGPMKPVGLVDPKTGRQPFAVVQLRQDNLAADFYSMVGFQNHLRFGEQVRVFRMIPGLERAEFPRLGQVHRNSYINAPAILLPTFQARRRRDLFFAGQISGVEGYLESAASGLIAGLNAARLAEDQPPLIFPATTALGALSRYISSSDPTHYQPTNIAFGLLPPLPREIRDKKQKKAALVRRALDDLAAFVGQAEPAAAPAL
- a CDS encoding enoyl-CoA hydratase/isomerase family protein; the protein is MARRPGGKRFLLEVRQRIATLTFNRPPVNVLDIIALREMTAALKRVVGREDVGALVVAGAGKAFSAGVDVGEHRASTVHAMIHGFHDFCRALLEFPRPTVARVHGAALGGGCEVVLCCDVAVAAASARLGLPEISLGVFPPLAAVLLPRVSRRAAARLVLLGEDFEAEAALRLGLVSEVVPDERLGGRVQELAARAANLSSAALSRARRALRRGGEGSFEEALRAVEAIYLDDLMRTEDSSEGIEAFLEKRPPHWKHR